The nucleotide sequence CTGGATAATGATGCACTTTGCCAGTACCCCCAGCTGGGCTGGAAGCTGAGCCAGATCTGGAGCGGTATTACCAACCAGGATCCGGGGTATCATTCTGCGGATCTGCCCAAGCCGCTACATATCACCTTCGATATCGGTACATCCGATTATGCAATATATTCTTTCCGTACCTGGCAGCGTACGGCCTACAATTCAGCTTTTACAGGAGGCAACCTTAAATCCTTTGCCCTGTGGGGAAGCAATCAGCCCGCACAGGACGGAAGCTGGGCCGGCTGGACGAAGCTGGGGACATTCAATTCCGGGCAGCATAATGTTACCGAGGGTGAACTTTTTTTGCTGCCTTCCGGGCTTCCCGCTTTCCGCTATATCCGTATACAGGCGCTTGCCACCTGGGACCCCAAACCGACGCAGGCCGTGTGGATCATGGGAATTGAGCTGATGGGTACCTATGCCAGATAAGTTCCGGGAGGAAAGTGGCTGCAACACCTTCAGACGGTTTTTTGTGCAGCCTGGTGCTGGTAGGCATTCCGGAATTGCTTGGGCGACATGCCTTTGACGGCGAGGAACTGGCGGTTGAAATACGATACGTTATTAAAACCGCTGGAAAAACATACATCTGTAATGCTGTTCTCCTGTTCGATCAGCAGCCGGCAGGCATGTCCTACCCGGATCTCATTTAAAAGTACAATAAATGTTTTCCGGGTTCTTTTTTTGAAATACCGGCAGAAAGCGGAAGCGCTCATGTTTACGATTCCTGCAACCGTTTCGGTGGAAATATCCTCTGTGAAATGATCCATTACAAATTCATAGATCTTATTGATGCGGTGTGAATCCTCTTTACTCAGTTGTACTGATTCCTGCGTGGAGAGTGTATGATAAGCGCCCGAAGCCGCGATCCGGTGCAGTATGGATAACAAGAGCAACAAACGTTCCATGCCTTGTGTGGCGTCCATCTTCAGCATTTTGGAGCTTACATCCTCCCGGCAACTGCCGGTTATCTCAAGTCCCATTGCAGCGCTGTCCAGCATCTCGCGTATCACACCCAGCTCAGGGGCCTGCAGGAACCCGTCCCCAAGGAAATGTTTTTCAAACTGGATAACGGTGGATGCCGCTTTAAGACCCGGTTGCCGGTGATAAAAAATATCATCACAGCGGTACCAGTGCGGCAGGTCCGGTCCGATCAGCACCAGGCTGCCCGGAGCAAAGTCGGTGATGGTATTGCCGATGAACTTTTTTCCGGAACCTTCATGGATGAGTACCAGCTCACATTCCGGGTGAAAATGCCAGGGGATATTGAAATAGGGCTCACTAAAATGCTGCAGTGCAAAAGAGGTATTCGTTAAAACGGGTACTTTCTGAAGAATCGCTTTCATATCTCTTTACAAAATTAATGACGGCTTATAAAAATAACTTATATTGGTCAAAATAGTATTACAATTCGCTTCAAATATTGAAGTCTTGTTTAGGTGTTTCATAATATTTTCGCCCTGCTTGCAATTCATTCAAATGTTATGAAAATAGTTCAATTACTGGGAAGCTTTTTATTGCTGTTTGCGGTTGCTGCTGCCAGGGGAACAACGGATTCATTGCCGCGGTCTTTTTCTATTGGCATCTTTTACGGACCGACTCCCGAACTTACCAATGATGAACAGTACCGCTTTATCAAAGAGGCGAATATTGATTTCATCCAGTACCTCGATGGCACACTGAAAGACGATACAGCCGAAGCCCGGCTGCGTAATTTCCGGCTCCTTGACCGGGCATCCCGGCATGGGTTGCAGTATTATGTTTATGATCCGCACGTAAAAGGAAACGAGGCCGATATTGCGGCAATGGTGGCACTTTATAAGAACCATCCGGGACTGGGCGGTTATTTTATAGTGGACGAGCCGGGAAAGGGCGCATTGGATTGGCCGGCCCGTGCTTATAGAACATTGGTGAAGTATGATCCTGTGCATCCGCCATCGGTCAACCTGTTGCCGGCGATCTATCCTGATTATGAGCAGGCATATGTTGAAGACTGGGTCCAAAAAGCAGGCAGGGGAAATTTGAGACAGCTTTCTTTTGACCATTATCCCCTGCTGGCCGATGGTTCCTTTGGTAAAGGATATTTTAATAATCTGGATATCATCCGGCGCGTGGGATTGCGCTACGGCATTCCCACGGCCACCTATCCGCAGTCGATGGGTATCCTGAATGCGTACCGGAGACCCAACAGCAGCGAGCTGCGTTACAGTGCTTACACGGCAGTCGCGTACGGGGTGAAGCAGCTGGTTTGGTTTACGTATAATACTCCGGTGCATCAGCCTTCCGAGCGGTTTACCAATGCAATAATTGACAGTACGGGTAAGAAGACCGATCTCTACCTGCCGTTTCAAAAACTAAATGCAGAACTGAAACTGCTGGGCGGCACCTTGCGTATGCTGGATGCCGTTGCTGTATACCATTCCGACACGCTCGATGGTACTGCCGGTCATACCCTTCCGGATAATTTTTTCTGGAGGCCCTCCGGCAATAAAAACCGCGTCATCGTGTCCCATTTCAGACATGCAGTAACCGGACAGTCCTTTATTATGGTGGTGAATAAATCTTTGGTAAGCAGGGATACCCTTGCATTTGTTATTGATAAAAAAATAAAAAAGATACGATGCCTGTCCGCACAGGACGGTAAACAACATCGTGTACATTATAAAGCGGGCAGCGGTCGGTTTGAAGAAGTTTTCTTACCCGGAGAGGGGCGGCTGTATGCGGTGGAAGGTGATCACTGATCCTGCAGCCGCTGTTTAAATTATTAACACATGCAAATTGAGAGCGGATTTCTGATGCCGCAACGGCAATATACGATTTTCATGATCGGGGCAGGTGGTATTGTGGAAGCCGCACATCTGCCGGCATACCGCAAAGCGGGCTGGGAAGTAGGCGGGATCTATGATCTTCAGGCGGACCGGGCGCGTTTACTGGCAGAAATGTTTTCGATCCCGGCAGTGTTTGAAACATTGCCGGCGCTGGTAACAGCTGCGGGCGCCGGGGTGGTATTTGATGTGGCGGTGCCGGCAACAGAACTGCCCGGCGTTATCCGGCAATTGCCGGACGGGGCAACAGTACTGATGCAAAAGCCCATGGGTACCACTATTGCCGAAGCACAACTGATCAGGGATCTTTGCCGTGAAAAGAAATTACTGGCCGCTGTAAATTTCCAGATGAAATTTATTCCGGCCATGATCGCGGCCCGTAACCTGATTGCATCCGGCGCGATCGGAACACTGCATGATATGGAGATCCGGATGAATATCTATCATCCCTGGCATTTATGGAAGTTTTTATATGGTATTCCACGTATGGAAATGCTGTATCACAGCATTCATTATGTGGATATGTTGAAATCGTTTTTCGGACTTCCGCAGAAAGTGTATGCCAGAACATTGAAGCACCCGCTAATGAAAGAACTGGCTTCAACAAGGTCGGTGATATTGCTCGATTATGGTGATCTCATCAAGGCTCACATCAACACCAATCACGGTCATGATTTCGGACTGAAGCACCAGGAATCCTTCGTGAAATTTGAAGGTACGGCAGGCGCTATAAAAACGACCCTCGGTCTCAATATCGATTATCCCAATGGAGTGCCCGATTCCTTTGAATACGTGATCCGGGAAGAAGGGAAGGATCCGGAGTGGAAATCGGTAACATTCCCCGGACAGTGGTTCCCGGATGCGTTTATAGCCTCCATGGCTGAACTGCTTTGCTATGCCGAGGGAAGTTCGGATAAGCTGATGAATCATTTTGAAAACGCCTATCAGACAATGGCGATCGTAGAGGCTGCCTATCAGTCGAACGAAACCGGCGGCACTACTGTAGCATATCAGCAATAGAATGATGATGAAGCCAATAAATAAATACAGCAGAATTATTACCGAAGATGAAAGTCAGCCCTCTTCACTGGCCATGTTATATGGTGCAGGTTTTAACGATGCCGATCTGCGCAAGGCACAGGTGGGTATCGCCAGCTCCGGGTTCGAAGGCAATCCCTGTAACATGCATTTGAATGCACTTTCCGAACTGATCAAGCAGGGGATAAGTGCCGCAGGGTTAAAAGGACTGGTGTTCCATACGATCGGGGTAAGCGATGCATTATCGATGGGAACCGCAGGGATGCGTTATTCACTGCCCTCGCGGGATATTATTGCCGACTCGATTGAAACCGTTGTGAGCGCGCAATGGTACGATGCGCTGGTGCCGGTAATGGGATGCGATAAGAATATGCCGGGAGCGATCATTGCCATGTGCCGGCTGAACCGCCCATCCCTGATGGTGTATGGCGGCACTATAAAAGCCGGGCAGTATGAAGGCAGGGCCATCAATATATTATCGACCCTGGAAGCTTACGGGGAAAAGCTTGCCGGAAGTATTAATGAAGAACAATTCCGCGGGATCATCCGGAATGCCTGTTCCGGTGCAGGCGCCTGCGGCGGCATGTATACCGCCAATACCATGGCGGTTGCCATTGAAGCGATGGGGCTAAGCCTGCCCTACAGTTCATCCAACCCGGCAGAAAGCAATGAAAAAAAAGAAGAGTGCCTGGCCGCCGGAGCCTTTGTCCGGAAGCTGCTGGAAAAGGATCTGAAACCGCGGGACATCCTTACCAGGGCTTCTTTTGAAAATGCGATCACAATGACAATGATACTGGGAGGCTCTACCAATGCGGTGCTGCACCTGATCGCCATTGCAAAAGCTGCGGGGATCGATATCGGGCTGGATGATTTTCAACGGATCAGTGATACGACCCCCCTGCTGGCCGATATGAAGCCCAGCGGGAAATATGTAATGAATGATATACACCTTGCCGGAGGAACGCCCCGCATTATGAAATTGCTGCTGGAGGAAGGCCGGCTGAACGGGGATTGTATGACGGTAACGGGCAACACCATTTCAGAGAACCTGAAGAACGTGCGCCCGCTGGATACGGCGGATGCCATTCTGCGGCCTTTTAGTGCACCATTGAAAAAGACCGGCCACCTGCAGATCCTTTATGGTAATCTTGCACCTGGGGGTGCTGTTGCCAAGATCACGGGAAAGGAAGGCGAGAAATTCGAGGGTCCGGCCAGGGTGTTCGATGATGAACCGTCTGCCATCGAAATGATCCGTAATAACGGCATCCGGCCCGGTGATGTAGTGGTCATCCGTTATGAAGGTCCGAAAGGCGGCCCGGGTATGCCGGAGATGCTGAAAACTACGGCGGCGCTTACCGGCGCCGGCCTGGGTAAGTCAGTAGCCGTTATAACGGACGGCCGTTTCTCCGGAGGAACACATGGGTTTGTAATCGGTCATGTCACGCCCGAGGCTTACGAAGGGGGCGTTATTGCATTGCTGAAGGACGGTGATCTGATTTCGATTGATGCAGTAACCAACACGATATCGGTACAGGTACCGGAAAAAGAACTGGAAAAGCGGAGGGCGCACTGGCAGGCGCCTGATAAGATACAGTACGGCGGTGTGTTATATAAATACCGGCATACAGTAAGCTCCGCATCCGAGGGGTGCGTAACGGATGCATTTGTACCGGCTGCTGCAGCAGCAGGAGCGTCCGCACAGAAAACAAAAATACTATCCGATGCTGTTAAAAATTAAAAACCGGCTGCTGCTTTTCCTGCTGTTTTTGGGGGCGGGTGATTTCACGGTGCTGCAGGCACAGGAACTGATCAGTAAGGAAGACCTGCTTTTTCTCAGGGGGCTTACAAAAGCAGTGCTCGACAGCGCGCGGCTGCTGCCGGGACAGGCGCTGCCGGAGCCTTTTGGTTCGAATAATACCGGCGGTACACTGGTGCGGCCGGGAGGCAGAGCTACCTATCCCGCATTCTGGATACGGGATTATGCTATGAGCCTTGAAACCGGGTTTATAAGCCCGGAGGAGCAAAGACATATGCTGCTGCTCACCGCGGCCACACAATGCGATCAGACATGGATCACCAGGGGAGGCAGCATGGTGCCTTATGGAGCCATTGCAGATCATATCCTGGCGAACAACAGTACCCCGGTTTACTTTGCCGGTACTTATGATGCGGAAGCCCAGGGCACGCCCGAGTTTGGGAGGTTCCCGCCGTATTGTGATCAGTTCTATTTTATAAAAATGGCGCATTATTATGTAAGCAGTACCGGCGACCGGTCGCTCCTGAGCAGAAACATCAACGGTGTTGCATTGTCCGACAGGCTGGAGACCGCTTTCAGAATTCCTCCGGCGCATCCCGGCGATCATATCGTTTACTCCGCAGAACATTACAGGGCCGTGGATTTTGGATTCCGGGATGCGATCCATATAACGGGCGACCTCTTATATCCTTCTTTACTGAAGTATGAAGCTGCGCTGCAACTGTCGGATATTTTTAAATGGAAAAAAGATCCTGCAAAAGTCCTGTTGTATCAGGCGATCGCTGCCCGTTTGAAGACGGCCATTCCGGAACGGTTTGCAACAGCAAACGGAATGCTGGTTGCGGCTACCGGCCAAAGCGCCCAGAAAGATGTATGGGGCACTGCATTTGCCATTTATCTTAATGTACTTTCCGGTGCTGCGGCACAACGGGCATCCCAAACACTTGCCACTGCATACGCGGCCGGCACCCTGGCTTATAAAGGAGCGATACGGCATGTCATTAAAACCGATGACTTCAATGAGAAGACGTCCTGGGAAGGAGCAATCCCGGAAGCCCCGTTGAATCAGTACCAGAACGGTGCCTACTGGCCCACACCGGTGGGCTGGGTAGCAATGGCACTGGAACGCTCCGGCAAAGAAAATGCGGCCAGGCTGGTGAAAGAATATATCGCGGAATTAAAAGCAACTGACTTTCGCAAGGGACCTTCCTTTGGCGGACCCCTGGAATGTTTTTATCCTCCTGCGTACACCCGCGGGCCGGTATACCTTACATCGGTTACCTGTCCCTATATTGTTTTAAACACAATGGTTAAAAGACAATAATGCGTATTATTGATGCTCATCTGCATTTGTGGGATATAAAACGGCTCCGCTATCCCTGGCTGGAAACCGTCCCTGCATTACAGCGCGATTTCCTTCCTGCCGATTACCAGGCTGCAGCTGCGGGGACACCCGTTGAAGCGCTGGTGGTGGTGCAGGGAGAATGCCTGCCGGAACGTTACCGGGAAGAGGTATTGTTTATACAGGAGCAGGTTCATACAGATACCCGCATACAGGCCCTGGTAGCGTATGCACCGGTTGAAGACGAACGATTACTGGAAGAAGCGCTGCAGTTTTTCAGCACCATACCACTTGTTAAAGGGGTACGCCGGATGTATGATGAAGCGCCTTCGTTATGTATACAGCCTTCTTTTATAAAAGGGCTGCACCGGCTGGCTGCCTGCGGGTACAGCTTCGATATCAGCGTAAAACCACATGCGCTGCCTGATACAATCTCAATGATCGTGCAATGTCCTCAAACACCGTTCGTACTGGATCATCTGGGTAAACCGGATATCCGGAACCGGGCCTTTGATACCTACCGTAAACATATTGATGCCTTATCAGCCCTTGAAAATGTTACGGCCAAGATATCAGGACTGGTAACAGAGGCACACTGGCAGAACTGGACGGCGGAAACCCTGCGGCCTTATATCGATTATGCTATTGATAAATTCGGATTTCAACGGCTGATGTTCGGAAGTGATTATCCCGTGGTACTGCTGGCCGCAACATACGATAAATGGCTGACCACCGTGCATGATGCGGTCAGGGGCTGCACCCCCGAAGAGGAAGCGGCATTGTTTTATGGCACAGCAAAACGGGTTTACAGGCTCTAGCCTGTTTCGTCCGTTGCCACTAAAAAAATATAATTATGCGATCGATGTTTTTTCTGTTACTGTTACAATGTTGGGGAGGCGGCCTGTCGCTTTATGCCCAGGCACTGTATCCGGAGCAGCTCCGGTGCGAATTTGCAGATAACCCGCTGGGAGTGGATACAGATCATCCGGTGTTTAGCTGGACCTTTCGTTCCCGTGGAAGGAATACCCGGCAGTTGGCCTATGAAATAAAGCTGGCTACGGACAGTGCCGACTTTTCCAAAGGACCGGATTGGAATACCGGGAAAGTTTTATCTGGCAATAATACCGGTGTTATCTACAATGGCAAAGCATTGCGGTCTTTTACACGGTACTACTGGAAAGTGAAGGTATATGATCAACAGGGAAAACCTTCTTCCTGGAGCCGTACAGCCTGGTTTGAAACGGCAGCGCTTGATCCGGATGACTGGAAGGGAAGCTGGATCAGCGATGGCAGTGTTGCCCCCGAAAAGGAAGCCGATTTTTATAAAGAGCAACCGGCACCCTTATTCCGGAAGCAGTTCTCCATCGGCAAAAGAATAACGGCGGCCCGTTTATATATAACCGGGCTTGGTTTTTATGAGCCGTATATCAACGGGAAAAAAATAAGCCCTGAAATGCTGGCTCCCGGCTGGACGAGCTTTGATAAAACAGTGCTGTACCGCTCACACGATATCACCGCGCTGCTTACACAGGGTGTAAATGTTGCCGGTGTAATGCTGGGAAATGGCTGGTATAACCCGCTGCCCATGCGCATGTGGGGTGCACGCAATCTAAGAAATGCGCTTGTGACCGGTCAGCCTTGTGTAAAAGCGATGATACGGCTGCAATTTGCTGATGGAACCACAGCGGTTATGGGTACCGATACAACCTGGGAAACAGCCCCCGGCCCGGTGTTAAGAAACAATGTATATCTCGGAGAACATTATGATGCACGGGCCGCACCGGAACGCTGGTATGGTTCAGGAAAAGTATGGAGTTCCGCAAAGAAAGCCGTGGCTGTAAAAGGCCCGGCAGGCAGGTTGACCGCACAATTACAACCCGGGATCACCGTTACAAAAAAACTGCGTCCGGTAACGATCACTGAAATAAAACCAGGTGTCTTTATTGCAGATATGGGACAGAACTTTGCGGGTGTGGCGCATATCCGGCTAAGGGCGCCGGCAGGTACCCGCGTGGTGCTGCGCTATGGTGAAGCTCTTTACAAGGATGGTACTTTAAATGTAATGACCTCGGTGGCCGGACAGGTGAAATCAGGGAACGGTGGTCCCGGAGCTCCGCAGGTTGCGTGGCAGGAAGATGTGTACACCGCTGCCGGGAACGGGGAAGAAACGTGGGCGCCAGGATTTACGTTTCACGGATTCCGTTATGTGGAGATCACCGGCTGGCCGGGAAGACCGGGGAAGGATGATATTGAAGGATGGCGCATGAATGCAGCGGTAGAGGAAACCGGCCGGTTTACGACATCCAATCCCATGTTCAATAAGCTTGCTGAAAATATCCGCTGGACCTTTCTGAGCAACCTGTTCAGCGTACAATCCGATTGCCCGGCCCGGGAAAAGTTTGGTTATGGCGGCGATATGTTCTGCACCGCTAATGCATTCAGCTATTATTTTGATATGGCCAATTTTTACCGGAAGGTTCTGCAGGATCATGAGGATGCGCAACGGCCATCGGGCGGCATCACGGAAACGGCGCCTTATGTGGGGATCTCCGACGCCGGACCAGACGCGCAATCCGGGCCTTTGAGCTTTCAGATCGGCTTTCCCTATGTGATCAAACAGGTATATGATTTTTATGGCGACCGGCGGATCATCGCCCGGCATTATGCTGCATTGAAAAAGCAGGCGCAATTTTTAACCGACAGTTCCAAAGGGCACCTTTATGAAAAAGACCTGGGAGATCATGAATCGCTGGATGAAAAGCCTG is from Niabella beijingensis and encodes:
- a CDS encoding AraC family transcriptional regulator, with product MKAILQKVPVLTNTSFALQHFSEPYFNIPWHFHPECELVLIHEGSGKKFIGNTITDFAPGSLVLIGPDLPHWYRCDDIFYHRQPGLKAASTVIQFEKHFLGDGFLQAPELGVIREMLDSAAMGLEITGSCREDVSSKMLKMDATQGMERLLLLLSILHRIAASGAYHTLSTQESVQLSKEDSHRINKIYEFVMDHFTEDISTETVAGIVNMSASAFCRYFKKRTRKTFIVLLNEIRVGHACRLLIEQENSITDVCFSSGFNNVSYFNRQFLAVKGMSPKQFRNAYQHQAAQKTV
- a CDS encoding Gfo/Idh/MocA family protein; the encoded protein is MQIESGFLMPQRQYTIFMIGAGGIVEAAHLPAYRKAGWEVGGIYDLQADRARLLAEMFSIPAVFETLPALVTAAGAGVVFDVAVPATELPGVIRQLPDGATVLMQKPMGTTIAEAQLIRDLCREKKLLAAVNFQMKFIPAMIAARNLIASGAIGTLHDMEIRMNIYHPWHLWKFLYGIPRMEMLYHSIHYVDMLKSFFGLPQKVYARTLKHPLMKELASTRSVILLDYGDLIKAHINTNHGHDFGLKHQESFVKFEGTAGAIKTTLGLNIDYPNGVPDSFEYVIREEGKDPEWKSVTFPGQWFPDAFIASMAELLCYAEGSSDKLMNHFENAYQTMAIVEAAYQSNETGGTTVAYQQ
- the ilvD gene encoding dihydroxy-acid dehydratase, producing the protein MKPINKYSRIITEDESQPSSLAMLYGAGFNDADLRKAQVGIASSGFEGNPCNMHLNALSELIKQGISAAGLKGLVFHTIGVSDALSMGTAGMRYSLPSRDIIADSIETVVSAQWYDALVPVMGCDKNMPGAIIAMCRLNRPSLMVYGGTIKAGQYEGRAINILSTLEAYGEKLAGSINEEQFRGIIRNACSGAGACGGMYTANTMAVAIEAMGLSLPYSSSNPAESNEKKEECLAAGAFVRKLLEKDLKPRDILTRASFENAITMTMILGGSTNAVLHLIAIAKAAGIDIGLDDFQRISDTTPLLADMKPSGKYVMNDIHLAGGTPRIMKLLLEEGRLNGDCMTVTGNTISENLKNVRPLDTADAILRPFSAPLKKTGHLQILYGNLAPGGAVAKITGKEGEKFEGPARVFDDEPSAIEMIRNNGIRPGDVVVIRYEGPKGGPGMPEMLKTTAALTGAGLGKSVAVITDGRFSGGTHGFVIGHVTPEAYEGGVIALLKDGDLISIDAVTNTISVQVPEKELEKRRAHWQAPDKIQYGGVLYKYRHTVSSASEGCVTDAFVPAAAAAGASAQKTKILSDAVKN
- a CDS encoding amidohydrolase family protein gives rise to the protein MRIIDAHLHLWDIKRLRYPWLETVPALQRDFLPADYQAAAAGTPVEALVVVQGECLPERYREEVLFIQEQVHTDTRIQALVAYAPVEDERLLEEALQFFSTIPLVKGVRRMYDEAPSLCIQPSFIKGLHRLAACGYSFDISVKPHALPDTISMIVQCPQTPFVLDHLGKPDIRNRAFDTYRKHIDALSALENVTAKISGLVTEAHWQNWTAETLRPYIDYAIDKFGFQRLMFGSDYPVVLLAATYDKWLTTVHDAVRGCTPEEEAALFYGTAKRVYRL
- a CDS encoding family 78 glycoside hydrolase catalytic domain; this translates as MRSMFFLLLLQCWGGGLSLYAQALYPEQLRCEFADNPLGVDTDHPVFSWTFRSRGRNTRQLAYEIKLATDSADFSKGPDWNTGKVLSGNNTGVIYNGKALRSFTRYYWKVKVYDQQGKPSSWSRTAWFETAALDPDDWKGSWISDGSVAPEKEADFYKEQPAPLFRKQFSIGKRITAARLYITGLGFYEPYINGKKISPEMLAPGWTSFDKTVLYRSHDITALLTQGVNVAGVMLGNGWYNPLPMRMWGARNLRNALVTGQPCVKAMIRLQFADGTTAVMGTDTTWETAPGPVLRNNVYLGEHYDARAAPERWYGSGKVWSSAKKAVAVKGPAGRLTAQLQPGITVTKKLRPVTITEIKPGVFIADMGQNFAGVAHIRLRAPAGTRVVLRYGEALYKDGTLNVMTSVAGQVKSGNGGPGAPQVAWQEDVYTAAGNGEETWAPGFTFHGFRYVEITGWPGRPGKDDIEGWRMNAAVEETGRFTTSNPMFNKLAENIRWTFLSNLFSVQSDCPAREKFGYGGDMFCTANAFSYYFDMANFYRKVLQDHEDAQRPSGGITETAPYVGISDAGPDAQSGPLSFQIGFPYVIKQVYDFYGDRRIIARHYAALKKQAQFLTDSSKGHLYEKDLGDHESLDEKPVAFMASCFYYHHMLLMKEFAGILNEKEDERKYGSLADTIKAAIVDRFYNDATGRFDNGTQSAQFVGLWYGLVSGDSKQRAIAAMKQAVAEKKEHLSTGIFGTKMLFDVLRENDLNQLAYTIADQRDFPGWGAMIAGGATTLWETWKYSDNTYSQNHPMFGSVGEWFYRSLLGINAGAAGFRKIIIKPQPAGDLAFAEGSYASVAGVIKSGWNREGGRYRLKVTIPANTTAEIWITAKKNSMITEGGRPLKAENGIRVIRRTADYAVVATGSGEYQFETAGVQE